A part of Sander vitreus isolate 19-12246 chromosome 8, sanVit1, whole genome shotgun sequence genomic DNA contains:
- the kcnc1b gene encoding potassium voltage-gated channel subfamily C member 1b isoform X1 — translation MGLSDDKDRIVINVGGIRHQTYRSTLRTLPGTRLSWLAEPDAPNHFDYDAKIEEFFFDRHPGVFAHILNYYRTGKLHCPADVCGPLYEEELAFWGIDETDVEPCCWMTYRQHREAEEALDSFGGGGLLDLVNDDAEPELEHAAEDDVDEMTRRLAQGDTHDARSGSLWSRWQKHVWALFEDPYSTKYARWVALASLFFILVSITTFCLETHEAFNPIINRTEVEVVDNVTVVRTYQETETALYLTYIEGVCVVWFTFEFLMRITFCPNKCDFIRNALNIIDFVAILPFYLEVGLSGLSSKAAKDVLGFLRVVRFVRILRIFKLTRHFVGLRVLGHTLRASTNEFLLLIIFLALGVLIFATMIYYAERIGANPNDPRASEHTHFKNIPIGFWWAVVTMTTLGYGDMYPQTTSGMLVGALCALAGVLTIAMPVPVIVNNFGMYYSLAMAKQKLPKKKNKHIPRAPQPGSPNFCKSSMSSQQPSPIPHDDVFEIKFQDSKLNGEAANAALANEDCPHIDQAISPEEIFSPSERERPCFLVTTAERPNHTGGRVRRGYEKPWSLNSMSGMSGDASGVSSVSALPCSPPCLMQHSHSPIPSIM, via the exons ATGGGCCTGAGCGACGACAAGGATCGCATTGTGATAAACGTGGGAGGGATCAGACATCAGACATACCGCAGCACCCTGCGCACTCTACCTGGCACTCGCTTGTCCTGGTTGGCCGAGCCTGATGCACCCAACCACTTTGACTATGATGCCAAGATTGAGGAATTTTTCTTCGACCGCCACCCTGGCGTGTTTGCACACATCCTCAATTACTACAGGACAGGTAAACTGCACTGCCCGGCTGATGTCTGCGGACCCCTCTATGAGGAGGAACTGGCCTTCTGGGGCATTGATGAGACAGACGTGGAGCCATGCTGCTGGATGACCTATCGTCAGCACCGGGAGGCAGAGGAGGCCCTTGATAGTTTCGGCGGGGGGGGCCTGTTAGACCTGGTGAACGATGATGCGGAGCCGGAGCTGGAGCATGCTGCCGAGGACGATGTGGATGAAATGACAAGGAGGCTGGCACAGGGAGACACTCATGATGCCAGGAGTGGAAGCCTGTGGAGCCGGTGGCAGAAACATGTCTGGGCTCTGTTTGAGGACCCTTACTCCACTAAATATGCAAGG TGGGTTGCTTTGGCCTCGCTGTTCTTCATTCTGGTGTCCATCACCACCTTCTGTCTGGAGACCCACGAGGCCTTCAACCCCATCATCAACCGCACagaggtggaggtggtggaCAACGTCACAGTGGTGCGCACCTACCAGGAGACTGAGACTGCGCTCTACCTCACCTACATTGAAggcgtgtgtgtggtgtggttCACTTTTGAATTTCTAATGCGAATAACTTTCTGCCCGAATAAATGTGACTTCATTCGGAACGCCCTGAACATCATCGACTTTGTGGCCATCCTGCCCTTCTACCTGGAGGTTGGCCTCAGCGGGCTCTCCTCCAAGGCAGCTAAGGACGTGCTGGGTTTTCTGAGGGTTGTCCGCTTTGTGCGGATCCTGCGTATCTTCAAGCTGACCCGTCACTTTGTGGGACTGAGGGTGCTGGGTCACACATTGAGGGCCAGCACCAACGAGTTCCTGCTTCTCATCATCTTCCTCGCCCTCGGTGTCCTCATCTTTGCTACTATGATCTACTACGCTGAACGGATTGGAGCTAACCCCAACGACCCTCGAGCCAGTGAGCACACACACTTCAAGAACATCCCGATTGGATTCTGGTGGGCTGTGGTGACCATGACGACCCTCGGCTATGGAGACATGTACCCTCAGACGACCTCTGGTATGTTGGTCGGAGCCCTGTGTGCCCTGGCAGGTGTGCTGACCATCGCCATGCCCGTCCCTGTGATTGTCAACAACTTTGGAATGTATTACTCTCTGGCCATGGCAAAACAGAAACTACCAAAGAAAAAGAATAAGCATATCCCTCGGGCACCCCAACCAGGTTCTCCAAACTTCTGTAAGTCAAGCATGAGCTCCCAACAACCAAGCCCCATACCCCATGACGACGTTTTCGAGATAAAGTTTCAAG ATTCCAAGCTAAACGGTGAAGCAGCTAACGCAGCGCTGGCCAACGAAGATTGCCCTCATATAGACCAGGCCATATCTCCAGAGGAAATCTTCAGCCCCAGCGAGAGAGAGCGGCCCTGCTTCCTAGTCACCACTGCTGAACGCCCCAACCACACAGGGGGCAGAGTGAGGAGGG GTTATGAAAAGCCTTGGAGCCTTAACAGCATGTCTGGCATGAGCGGGGATGCCTCTGGAGTGTCCTCAGTGTCCGCCCTGCCCTGCAGCCCACCTTGTCTAATGCAGCACTCACATTCCCCCATCCCATCCATTATGTAG
- the kcnc1b gene encoding potassium voltage-gated channel subfamily C member 1b isoform X3, whose translation MGLSDDKDRIVINVGGIRHQTYRSTLRTLPGTRLSWLAEPDAPNHFDYDAKIEEFFFDRHPGVFAHILNYYRTGKLHCPADVCGPLYEEELAFWGIDETDVEPCCWMTYRQHREAEEALDSFGGGGLLDLVNDDAEPELEHAAEDDVDEMTRRLAQGDTHDARSGSLWSRWQKHVWALFEDPYSTKYARWVALASLFFILVSITTFCLETHEAFNPIINRTEVEVVDNVTVVRTYQETETALYLTYIEGVCVVWFTFEFLMRITFCPNKCDFIRNALNIIDFVAILPFYLEVGLSGLSSKAAKDVLGFLRVVRFVRILRIFKLTRHFVGLRVLGHTLRASTNEFLLLIIFLALGVLIFATMIYYAERIGANPNDPRASEHTHFKNIPIGFWWAVVTMTTLGYGDMYPQTTSGMLVGALCALAGVLTIAMPVPVIVNNFGMYYSLAMAKQKLPKKKNKHIPRAPQPGSPNFCKSSMSSQQPSPIPHDDNVLCFSTEGYEKPWSLNSMSGMSGDASGVSSVSALPCSPPCLMQHSHSPIPSIM comes from the exons ATGGGCCTGAGCGACGACAAGGATCGCATTGTGATAAACGTGGGAGGGATCAGACATCAGACATACCGCAGCACCCTGCGCACTCTACCTGGCACTCGCTTGTCCTGGTTGGCCGAGCCTGATGCACCCAACCACTTTGACTATGATGCCAAGATTGAGGAATTTTTCTTCGACCGCCACCCTGGCGTGTTTGCACACATCCTCAATTACTACAGGACAGGTAAACTGCACTGCCCGGCTGATGTCTGCGGACCCCTCTATGAGGAGGAACTGGCCTTCTGGGGCATTGATGAGACAGACGTGGAGCCATGCTGCTGGATGACCTATCGTCAGCACCGGGAGGCAGAGGAGGCCCTTGATAGTTTCGGCGGGGGGGGCCTGTTAGACCTGGTGAACGATGATGCGGAGCCGGAGCTGGAGCATGCTGCCGAGGACGATGTGGATGAAATGACAAGGAGGCTGGCACAGGGAGACACTCATGATGCCAGGAGTGGAAGCCTGTGGAGCCGGTGGCAGAAACATGTCTGGGCTCTGTTTGAGGACCCTTACTCCACTAAATATGCAAGG TGGGTTGCTTTGGCCTCGCTGTTCTTCATTCTGGTGTCCATCACCACCTTCTGTCTGGAGACCCACGAGGCCTTCAACCCCATCATCAACCGCACagaggtggaggtggtggaCAACGTCACAGTGGTGCGCACCTACCAGGAGACTGAGACTGCGCTCTACCTCACCTACATTGAAggcgtgtgtgtggtgtggttCACTTTTGAATTTCTAATGCGAATAACTTTCTGCCCGAATAAATGTGACTTCATTCGGAACGCCCTGAACATCATCGACTTTGTGGCCATCCTGCCCTTCTACCTGGAGGTTGGCCTCAGCGGGCTCTCCTCCAAGGCAGCTAAGGACGTGCTGGGTTTTCTGAGGGTTGTCCGCTTTGTGCGGATCCTGCGTATCTTCAAGCTGACCCGTCACTTTGTGGGACTGAGGGTGCTGGGTCACACATTGAGGGCCAGCACCAACGAGTTCCTGCTTCTCATCATCTTCCTCGCCCTCGGTGTCCTCATCTTTGCTACTATGATCTACTACGCTGAACGGATTGGAGCTAACCCCAACGACCCTCGAGCCAGTGAGCACACACACTTCAAGAACATCCCGATTGGATTCTGGTGGGCTGTGGTGACCATGACGACCCTCGGCTATGGAGACATGTACCCTCAGACGACCTCTGGTATGTTGGTCGGAGCCCTGTGTGCCCTGGCAGGTGTGCTGACCATCGCCATGCCCGTCCCTGTGATTGTCAACAACTTTGGAATGTATTACTCTCTGGCCATGGCAAAACAGAAACTACCAAAGAAAAAGAATAAGCATATCCCTCGGGCACCCCAACCAGGTTCTCCAAACTTCTGTAAGTCAAGCATGAGCTCCCAACAACCAAGCCCCATACCCCATGACGAC AACGTTCTCTGTTTTTCAACTGAAGGTTATGAAAAGCCTTGGAGCCTTAACAGCATGTCTGGCATGAGCGGGGATGCCTCTGGAGTGTCCTCAGTGTCCGCCCTGCCCTGCAGCCCACCTTGTCTAATGCAGCACTCACATTCCCCCATCCCATCCATTATGTAG
- the LOC144522254 gene encoding CD81 antigen-like, whose protein sequence is MVVAGCTKCIKYMLFFFNFIFWLAGGVILGVALWLRHDSKTSNLLILQFEGQQAPSTFYISVYILIAVGAVMMLVGFLGCYGAIQESQCLLGTFFFFLVILFACEVAAAMWGFMNRDTISKELINFYDSAYIKAVDVSGTPNKDAAIKVLEVFHTTLDCCGKGDDTALFKQVVGTLCPRKSPEDFLKSQSCHDKLIELFSEKLYLIGLAALVVAVIMIFEMIFTMVLCCGIRNSPGVY, encoded by the exons ATGGTTGTTGCGGGCTGCACGAAATGCATTAAATAtatgttatttttctttaattttattttctgg CTGGCCGGAGGTGTGATCTTAGGAGTGGCTCTGTGGCTGCGCCATGACAGTAAAACCAGCAACCTCCTCATACTCCAGTTTGAAGGCCAGCAGGCACCAAGCACCTTCTATATCA gtgtGTACATACTGATAGCTGTTGGGGCTGTGATGATGCTCGTGGGCTTCCTCGGTTGTTACGGTGCCATTCAAGAATCTCAGTGCCTGTTGGGAACA ttcttcttctttttggtgATCCTCTTTGCCTGTGAAGTGGCTGCAGCAATGTGGGGTTTCATGAACAGGGACACA ATCTCCAAAGAACTGATCAATTTCTACGACTCCGCGTACATCAAAGCTGTGGACGTCTCAGGGACTCCCAATAAAGACGCTGCCATCAAGGTGCTGGAAGTCTTCCACACTACG CTCGACTGCTGTGGTAAAGGAGACGACACCGCTCTCTTCAAACAAGTGGTCGGCACCTTGTGTCCCAGAAAGTCTCCAGAAGATTTTCTCAAATCTCAG AGCTGTCACGATAAACTGATTGAGCTGTTCTCGGAGAAGCTCTACCTGATTGGTCTGGCTGCGTTGGTGGTTGCTGTCATCATG ATCTTCGAGATGATCTTCACCATGGTGCTCTGTTGTGGGATCCGTAACAGCCCTGGAGTATACTAG
- the kcnc1b gene encoding potassium voltage-gated channel subfamily C member 1b isoform X2: MGLSDDKDRIVINVGGIRHQTYRSTLRTLPGTRLSWLAEPDAPNHFDYDAKIEEFFFDRHPGVFAHILNYYRTGKLHCPADVCGPLYEEELAFWGIDETDVEPCCWMTYRQHREAEEALDSFGGGGLLDLVNDDAEPELEHAAEDDVDEMTRRLAQGDTHDARSGSLWSRWQKHVWALFEDPYSTKYARWVALASLFFILVSITTFCLETHEAFNPIINRTEVEVVDNVTVVRTYQETETALYLTYIEGVCVVWFTFEFLMRITFCPNKCDFIRNALNIIDFVAILPFYLEVGLSGLSSKAAKDVLGFLRVVRFVRILRIFKLTRHFVGLRVLGHTLRASTNEFLLLIIFLALGVLIFATMIYYAERIGANPNDPRASEHTHFKNIPIGFWWAVVTMTTLGYGDMYPQTTSGMLVGALCALAGVLTIAMPVPVIVNNFGMYYSLAMAKQKLPKKKNKHIPRAPQPGSPNFCKSSMSSQQPSPIPHDDVFEIKFQDSKLNGEAANAALANEDCPHIDQAISPEEIFSPSERERPCFLVTTAERPNHTGGRVRRETQRQHRSRQPTESVCVMNHGVPTTMCMTHNGPSPT, encoded by the exons ATGGGCCTGAGCGACGACAAGGATCGCATTGTGATAAACGTGGGAGGGATCAGACATCAGACATACCGCAGCACCCTGCGCACTCTACCTGGCACTCGCTTGTCCTGGTTGGCCGAGCCTGATGCACCCAACCACTTTGACTATGATGCCAAGATTGAGGAATTTTTCTTCGACCGCCACCCTGGCGTGTTTGCACACATCCTCAATTACTACAGGACAGGTAAACTGCACTGCCCGGCTGATGTCTGCGGACCCCTCTATGAGGAGGAACTGGCCTTCTGGGGCATTGATGAGACAGACGTGGAGCCATGCTGCTGGATGACCTATCGTCAGCACCGGGAGGCAGAGGAGGCCCTTGATAGTTTCGGCGGGGGGGGCCTGTTAGACCTGGTGAACGATGATGCGGAGCCGGAGCTGGAGCATGCTGCCGAGGACGATGTGGATGAAATGACAAGGAGGCTGGCACAGGGAGACACTCATGATGCCAGGAGTGGAAGCCTGTGGAGCCGGTGGCAGAAACATGTCTGGGCTCTGTTTGAGGACCCTTACTCCACTAAATATGCAAGG TGGGTTGCTTTGGCCTCGCTGTTCTTCATTCTGGTGTCCATCACCACCTTCTGTCTGGAGACCCACGAGGCCTTCAACCCCATCATCAACCGCACagaggtggaggtggtggaCAACGTCACAGTGGTGCGCACCTACCAGGAGACTGAGACTGCGCTCTACCTCACCTACATTGAAggcgtgtgtgtggtgtggttCACTTTTGAATTTCTAATGCGAATAACTTTCTGCCCGAATAAATGTGACTTCATTCGGAACGCCCTGAACATCATCGACTTTGTGGCCATCCTGCCCTTCTACCTGGAGGTTGGCCTCAGCGGGCTCTCCTCCAAGGCAGCTAAGGACGTGCTGGGTTTTCTGAGGGTTGTCCGCTTTGTGCGGATCCTGCGTATCTTCAAGCTGACCCGTCACTTTGTGGGACTGAGGGTGCTGGGTCACACATTGAGGGCCAGCACCAACGAGTTCCTGCTTCTCATCATCTTCCTCGCCCTCGGTGTCCTCATCTTTGCTACTATGATCTACTACGCTGAACGGATTGGAGCTAACCCCAACGACCCTCGAGCCAGTGAGCACACACACTTCAAGAACATCCCGATTGGATTCTGGTGGGCTGTGGTGACCATGACGACCCTCGGCTATGGAGACATGTACCCTCAGACGACCTCTGGTATGTTGGTCGGAGCCCTGTGTGCCCTGGCAGGTGTGCTGACCATCGCCATGCCCGTCCCTGTGATTGTCAACAACTTTGGAATGTATTACTCTCTGGCCATGGCAAAACAGAAACTACCAAAGAAAAAGAATAAGCATATCCCTCGGGCACCCCAACCAGGTTCTCCAAACTTCTGTAAGTCAAGCATGAGCTCCCAACAACCAAGCCCCATACCCCATGACGACGTTTTCGAGATAAAGTTTCAAG ATTCCAAGCTAAACGGTGAAGCAGCTAACGCAGCGCTGGCCAACGAAGATTGCCCTCATATAGACCAGGCCATATCTCCAGAGGAAATCTTCAGCCCCAGCGAGAGAGAGCGGCCCTGCTTCCTAGTCACCACTGCTGAACGCCCCAACCACACAGGGGGCAGAGTGAGGAGGG AGACCCAGCGACAGCACCGGAGCAGACAACCAACAGAGTCAGTTTGTGTTATGAACCATGGTGTCCCAACCACTATGTGTATGACCCATAATGGCCCATCACCCACCTGA